The following are from one region of the Actinoplanes sp. L3-i22 genome:
- a CDS encoding NACHT domain-containing protein, whose amino-acid sequence MASAFALVGNLATGTVDINAVWIKWTVWGATLALLVAALAVERLNARACRAAPPGDAEVERITDEMALLLRMQWKEEETRRKVRAPVALPVSWHTVTDRRLVDHWENVRIQPLGSSAAPLCLDGGLDSILEVYRRIPSARLVILGRAGAGKTVLSVHLLLMLLDARTTGGPVPVIFHLRTWDPSTPLRTWLAERLAAGFPQLADPVPLLDRDRILPILDGFDEINPGLHEAAMRTFDLVPGPLVLTSRPEQFAEALRRTRPLGSAAVVHLDDLPLATVAQYLPRTTRQTASAWTSVFDRISADPARRGESNVGYALTTPLMVYLARTIYSGTRDPHELLDAARYPTAQAIEQHLLSAYIPAVYGADGPEGRWLTTMATLLERSGSRNLAWWRLRDSVPRAVRVGAFALAFTMVLGSLLFAVAADAGWDFLLAGILSIVVGPAFGLPRNGPAPVRGRLRYDSKMRDTVENIVACTATCTVCGIVFGGIGAWAAGGLLLGMVMSAPRSALIGATIAALGGAALGIRFGPAVFEAVLGMIAAGALVGGWIGGVGDIADATEARIDMASVAHPLESLRADRVNAVRRSLVVAATFDLLIFGLIGWDWQGLYLTGVLSALVAALGTAWVQWLILARVWLPLRGRLPWRLPAFLADAHDRGVLRQSGGFFQLRHELLQRHLAGGR is encoded by the coding sequence GTGGCGTCCGCCTTCGCGCTGGTCGGAAACCTGGCCACCGGCACCGTTGACATCAACGCGGTGTGGATCAAGTGGACCGTGTGGGGCGCGACGCTGGCGCTCCTGGTCGCCGCCCTGGCTGTCGAACGGCTGAACGCCCGGGCCTGTCGCGCTGCGCCGCCGGGCGACGCCGAGGTGGAGCGGATCACCGACGAGATGGCTCTCCTGCTGCGGATGCAGTGGAAGGAGGAGGAGACGCGGCGCAAGGTGCGGGCCCCGGTCGCCCTGCCGGTGAGCTGGCACACGGTGACCGACCGGCGTCTGGTCGATCACTGGGAGAACGTCCGGATCCAACCGCTCGGCAGCAGCGCCGCACCGCTGTGTCTCGACGGCGGCCTCGACTCGATCCTCGAGGTGTACCGGCGGATCCCGTCCGCGCGTCTGGTGATCCTGGGCCGGGCCGGCGCGGGGAAGACCGTGTTGTCGGTGCACCTGCTGCTCATGCTGCTCGATGCCCGGACGACGGGCGGGCCGGTTCCGGTCATCTTCCACCTGCGGACCTGGGATCCGTCCACGCCGTTGCGAACGTGGCTGGCCGAGCGCCTGGCTGCCGGGTTCCCGCAGCTGGCCGACCCGGTCCCGCTGCTGGATCGAGACCGGATCCTGCCGATCCTCGACGGGTTCGACGAGATCAACCCCGGCCTGCACGAGGCGGCCATGCGGACCTTCGACCTCGTGCCCGGACCTCTGGTGCTCACCAGTCGGCCGGAACAGTTCGCCGAGGCTCTCCGCCGGACCCGTCCACTCGGCTCGGCGGCGGTGGTCCACCTCGACGACCTGCCGCTGGCCACCGTCGCGCAATACCTGCCCCGAACCACGCGGCAGACGGCATCGGCGTGGACTTCGGTGTTCGACCGCATCAGCGCCGATCCCGCCAGGCGGGGCGAGAGCAATGTCGGATACGCGCTCACCACGCCGCTGATGGTCTATCTCGCACGAACCATCTACTCGGGGACGAGAGATCCCCACGAGTTGCTTGACGCGGCCCGTTATCCGACGGCGCAGGCGATCGAACAGCATCTGCTCAGCGCCTACATTCCCGCCGTATACGGCGCCGACGGCCCCGAAGGGCGCTGGCTGACCACCATGGCCACGCTGCTGGAACGCTCCGGGAGCCGAAATCTGGCCTGGTGGCGACTGCGTGACAGCGTCCCCCGGGCGGTCCGGGTCGGTGCCTTCGCCCTCGCGTTCACGATGGTCCTCGGCTCCCTCCTGTTCGCCGTGGCAGCCGACGCGGGGTGGGACTTCCTTCTCGCCGGGATCCTCAGCATCGTTGTCGGCCCCGCGTTCGGCCTGCCGCGGAACGGGCCCGCTCCCGTACGGGGCCGCCTTCGCTACGACAGCAAGATGCGGGACACGGTCGAGAACATCGTCGCCTGCACCGCCACCTGCACCGTGTGTGGCATCGTCTTCGGCGGCATCGGCGCATGGGCCGCCGGCGGCTTGCTGCTCGGAATGGTGATGAGCGCCCCAAGGTCCGCCCTCATCGGAGCGACGATCGCCGCTCTGGGCGGCGCGGCCCTCGGTATCCGGTTCGGGCCGGCAGTGTTCGAGGCGGTTCTCGGCATGATCGCGGCCGGCGCTCTCGTCGGTGGTTGGATCGGTGGCGTCGGCGATATCGCCGACGCCACCGAAGCTCGGATCGACATGGCGTCGGTTGCACACCCGCTGGAATCACTGCGAGCCGACCGGGTCAATGCCGTCCGGCGGTCACTCGTCGTGGCGGCCACCTTCGACCTGTTGATCTTCGGTCTGATCGGTTGGGATTGGCAGGGCCTCTACCTGACAGGAGTGCTCTCCGCGCTCGTCGCGGCTCTCGGCACTGCGTGGGTCCAGTGGCTCATCCTCGCGCGGGTCTGGCTTCCCCTGCGTGGTCGCCTTCCCTGGCGGCTTCCCGCGTTCCTGGCCGACGCCCACGACCGCGGCGTCCTCCGGCAGTCCGGCGGCTTCTTCCAGCTGAGGCATGAACTGCTGCAACGCCACCTCGCCGGGGGTCGTTGA
- a CDS encoding alpha/beta hydrolase, translating to MGIGSVPLHHAAPVVATAGSVDPAAPLVVLLHGRGSHEREILGLAEHLPAGAAYAAVRAPIAEGGGYAWFANRGIGRPVAASLRAGMDWFRGWLDGVAPAGRPVVLIGFSGGAAFAGGLLLDDPARYSGAAILYGTLPFDAGVPTTAGRLAGVPVVVAQGEHDTVIPRELLDRTWDYLLGESGALATARRDPVGHGIAGPALQAVAGWLGERLAAQAEDQNH from the coding sequence ATGGGCATCGGATCCGTTCCGCTCCATCACGCCGCGCCCGTCGTGGCCACCGCCGGGTCGGTGGATCCGGCGGCGCCGCTGGTGGTGCTGCTGCACGGCCGGGGCTCGCACGAGCGGGAGATCCTCGGGCTGGCCGAGCACCTCCCGGCCGGGGCGGCGTACGCGGCCGTGCGCGCCCCGATCGCCGAGGGCGGCGGCTACGCCTGGTTCGCCAACCGGGGTATCGGCCGGCCGGTCGCCGCGTCGCTGCGCGCCGGTATGGACTGGTTCCGGGGCTGGCTCGACGGCGTCGCGCCCGCGGGCCGGCCGGTCGTGCTGATCGGTTTCAGCGGGGGAGCGGCGTTCGCCGGCGGGCTGCTGCTCGACGATCCGGCCCGGTACTCAGGCGCCGCGATCCTCTACGGCACCCTGCCGTTCGACGCCGGCGTGCCGACCACCGCGGGCCGGCTCGCCGGGGTGCCGGTCGTCGTCGCGCAGGGTGAGCACGACACCGTCATCCCGCGTGAGCTGCTCGATCGCACCTGGGACTACCTGCTCGGCGAGTCCGGCGCGCTGGCCACCGCGCGCCGCGACCCGGTCGGGCACGGCATCGCGGGGCCCGCGCTGCAGGCGGTCGCCGGCTGGCTGGGCGAGCGCCTGGCGGCGCAGGCCGAGGATCAAAACCATTGA
- a CDS encoding MarR family winged helix-turn-helix transcriptional regulator, whose amino-acid sequence MDSPWLTDAERAAWVRLVAVVELLPGVLDTQLRRDADVSSFDYFVLAMLSEAPDRTLRMTALARQTNATLPRLSHVVQRLESRRLIERFPCPQDRRATNARLTESGWTKVVETAPGHAANVRANVVDALSPEQITQLTAIADAILGRLDPDARMSGTYNRYDR is encoded by the coding sequence ATGGACTCGCCGTGGCTGACCGACGCCGAACGCGCGGCCTGGGTGCGCCTGGTCGCCGTCGTGGAACTGCTCCCCGGGGTGCTCGACACCCAGCTGCGCCGGGACGCCGACGTGAGCTCGTTCGACTACTTCGTGCTCGCGATGCTCTCCGAGGCCCCGGACCGCACCCTGCGGATGACCGCATTGGCCCGCCAGACCAACGCCACGCTCCCCCGGCTCTCGCACGTCGTGCAGCGCCTGGAGAGCCGCCGGCTGATCGAGCGTTTCCCCTGCCCGCAGGACCGCCGGGCGACCAACGCACGGCTCACCGAGTCCGGCTGGACCAAGGTCGTCGAGACCGCCCCGGGGCACGCCGCCAACGTCCGCGCCAACGTCGTCGACGCGCTCAGCCCGGAACAGATCACCCAGCTCACCGCGATCGCCGACGCCATCCTGGGCCGCCTCGACCCGGACGCCCGGATGAGCGGCACCTACAACCGCTACGACCGCTAA
- a CDS encoding LLM class flavin-dependent oxidoreductase, with amino-acid sequence MTELVLGLDTFGDVPRDDAGQPITQAAAIRQVVDEAVLADELGVDVIALGEHHRPEYSISTPETVLAGIAARTSRIRLASGVTVLSSDDPVRVFQRFATVDAISNGRAQVILGRGSFTESFPLFGYDMADYDTLFEEKVELFAALLEEKPVTWTGTTRAPLADADVFPKTESGRLDTWVGVGGSPQSVVRTARYGLPLMLAIIGGQAERFAPYVDLYRRAAEQLGTVAHPVGMHSPGFVADTDEQAKELWFPHYKVQMDRIGALRGWPPLSRANFEAEVEDGSLYVGSPETVARKIAKSVRGLGVGRFDLIYTAGAQPVSARMRAVELYGSKVIPMVRDLLND; translated from the coding sequence ATGACTGAGCTCGTACTGGGCCTGGACACCTTCGGCGACGTTCCGCGCGACGACGCCGGACAGCCGATCACGCAGGCCGCCGCGATCCGGCAGGTGGTCGACGAGGCGGTGCTCGCCGACGAGCTCGGCGTCGACGTGATCGCGCTCGGCGAGCACCACCGTCCGGAGTACTCGATCTCCACCCCGGAGACCGTGCTGGCCGGCATCGCCGCCCGCACCTCGCGGATCCGGCTGGCCTCGGGCGTGACCGTGCTCAGCTCCGACGACCCGGTGCGGGTGTTCCAGCGCTTCGCGACCGTGGACGCGATCTCGAACGGCCGGGCGCAGGTCATCCTCGGGCGGGGCTCGTTCACCGAGTCGTTCCCGCTGTTCGGGTACGACATGGCCGACTACGACACGCTGTTCGAGGAGAAGGTCGAGCTGTTCGCCGCGCTGCTCGAGGAGAAGCCGGTCACCTGGACGGGCACCACCCGCGCCCCGCTGGCCGACGCCGACGTGTTCCCGAAGACCGAGTCCGGGCGGCTCGACACCTGGGTCGGCGTGGGCGGCTCGCCGCAGTCGGTGGTGCGCACCGCGCGCTACGGGCTGCCGCTGATGCTCGCCATCATCGGCGGACAGGCGGAGCGGTTCGCGCCGTACGTCGACCTGTACCGGCGGGCCGCCGAGCAGCTCGGCACGGTCGCGCACCCGGTCGGCATGCACTCGCCGGGGTTCGTCGCCGACACCGACGAGCAGGCCAAGGAGCTGTGGTTCCCGCACTACAAGGTGCAGATGGACCGGATCGGCGCGCTGCGCGGCTGGCCGCCGCTGAGCCGGGCGAACTTCGAGGCCGAGGTCGAGGACGGTTCGCTGTACGTCGGTTCGCCGGAGACCGTGGCCCGCAAGATCGCCAAGTCGGTCCGGGGGCTGGGGGTCGGGCGCTTCGACCTGATCTACACGGCCGGGGCGCAGCCGGTGAGCGCCCGGATGCGCGCGGTCGAGCTGTACGGCTCGAAGGTGATCCCGATGGTCCGCGACCTGCTCAACGACTGA
- a CDS encoding beta-galactosidase: protein MRLSRILLVLALVLAGGGLAGAPSVAAPRHRVGYDAHSVTVDGRRVLVQAAEFHYFRLPSPDLWRDILEKEKAAGFNAISVYFDWAFHSPAPGVYDFTGVRDVDRLLRTAEQAGLYVIARPGPYINAETSGGGFPAWLKLVPGRARSSAPGYTAAYRDWLGHLNPIIARHQVTRGGSVLLYNVENEYAVNTDAAYMQDLQDVARAAGIDVPITTNLCCDAGSWSSTWGSGPGAVQIPGVDDYPQSFDCGNAATVWGPWGAGLTERVRDDAPVFAAEYQAGAIDVNNAGYDACRELTGVAYTRFFQKGNLILSGATAFNYYMGFGGTNWGWLPQPNDVYTSYDYGAAITEARQLTAKYDEYKRQGYFLHAVAGSLTRTDPATAPSAAGLETAARANPADGAQFVLVRNPGTADVTSTLDWGMPDGHYLLPVTLTGHDAKVLVGGYALGGQRLVASTSEILTHETIGGRDVAVLYGNDGTPGTTILRYAAAPRVTVLAGRVTSAFDPAAGDLRLDYRHTGLARVLIQGAGRRPLLLLLGTDAAAASFWRADTAAGPVLVRGTDLLRSATAVAGAVALRADTAAAGPVEVFTAASAVTVDGDGVATRRTTSGSLLGHLPGPERVTLPALTGWRQHAETPEAAPGFDDSGWTIAGKTTSLSPFVPVTLPVLFSDEYGFHTGDVWYRGRFTATGAETAVDLNAITGKRGNYLVWLNGRYLGSAAGGVEADSDAPGNPRPGPGTFPVPAGLLDPGAPAVLSVLVQNMGHNDDWTAEDTRFRQPRGLVGARLDGSAAPITWRIQGTAKVDPVRGGLNTGGLYGERAGWTLPGHPDRDWPSATMTVPAGVTWLRTGFRLDLPAGQDTSVVLRFDGTPPAGYREIVYLNGWQLGQYGADLGPQTDFVLPAGLLRQAGANTLAVAVIATTPGTVATPHLAVAGVRRGGVPVRDVP, encoded by the coding sequence ATGAGGCTCAGCCGGATCCTGCTTGTCCTGGCCCTCGTGCTCGCCGGGGGCGGCCTGGCCGGCGCGCCATCGGTGGCGGCGCCCCGGCACCGCGTCGGCTACGACGCGCACTCGGTGACCGTGGACGGCCGGCGGGTGCTGGTGCAGGCCGCCGAGTTCCACTATTTCCGGCTGCCCAGCCCGGACCTGTGGCGCGACATCCTGGAGAAGGAGAAGGCGGCCGGGTTCAACGCGATCTCGGTCTACTTCGACTGGGCGTTCCACTCGCCGGCGCCGGGGGTCTACGACTTCACCGGCGTCCGGGACGTGGATCGGCTGCTGCGCACCGCGGAGCAGGCCGGGCTCTACGTGATCGCGCGGCCCGGGCCGTACATCAACGCCGAGACCAGCGGCGGCGGCTTCCCGGCCTGGCTCAAGCTGGTTCCGGGCCGGGCGCGCAGCAGCGCTCCCGGGTACACCGCGGCCTACCGGGACTGGCTCGGTCATCTCAACCCGATCATCGCCCGGCACCAGGTGACCCGCGGCGGGTCGGTGCTGCTCTACAACGTCGAGAACGAGTACGCGGTGAACACCGACGCCGCGTACATGCAGGATCTGCAGGACGTGGCCCGGGCGGCCGGGATCGACGTGCCGATCACCACCAACCTGTGCTGCGACGCCGGGTCGTGGAGTTCGACGTGGGGGTCCGGGCCGGGGGCGGTGCAGATCCCCGGGGTGGACGACTATCCGCAGTCGTTCGACTGCGGGAACGCCGCGACGGTCTGGGGGCCGTGGGGCGCCGGGCTCACCGAACGGGTCCGCGACGACGCGCCGGTCTTCGCCGCCGAGTACCAGGCGGGCGCGATCGACGTGAACAACGCCGGGTACGACGCGTGCCGGGAGCTGACCGGTGTGGCCTACACCCGGTTCTTCCAGAAGGGCAACCTGATCCTCAGCGGGGCGACGGCGTTCAACTACTACATGGGGTTCGGCGGCACGAACTGGGGCTGGCTGCCGCAACCCAACGACGTCTACACCTCCTACGACTACGGCGCGGCGATCACCGAGGCGCGGCAGCTCACCGCGAAGTACGACGAGTACAAGCGGCAGGGCTACTTCCTGCACGCGGTGGCCGGCTCGCTGACCCGGACCGACCCGGCGACCGCGCCGTCGGCGGCCGGGCTGGAGACCGCCGCGCGGGCCAACCCGGCCGACGGCGCCCAGTTCGTGCTGGTCCGCAACCCGGGCACCGCGGACGTGACGAGCACGCTCGACTGGGGCATGCCCGACGGGCACTACCTGCTGCCGGTGACGCTCACCGGGCATGACGCCAAGGTCCTGGTCGGCGGGTACGCCCTCGGCGGCCAGCGGCTGGTGGCGTCCACCTCGGAGATCCTGACGCACGAGACGATCGGCGGGCGGGACGTCGCGGTGCTCTACGGCAACGACGGCACCCCGGGCACCACGATCCTGCGCTACGCCGCCGCCCCGCGGGTGACCGTGCTCGCCGGCCGGGTCACCTCGGCCTTCGACCCGGCCGCCGGTGACCTGCGGCTCGACTACCGGCACACCGGCCTGGCCCGGGTGCTGATCCAGGGTGCCGGGCGCCGCCCGCTGCTGCTCCTGCTCGGCACGGACGCGGCCGCCGCGTCGTTCTGGCGGGCCGACACCGCCGCCGGTCCGGTGCTGGTGCGCGGTACGGACCTGCTGCGGTCGGCCACCGCGGTCGCGGGCGCGGTCGCGCTGCGCGCCGACACCGCCGCGGCCGGGCCGGTCGAGGTCTTCACGGCCGCGTCCGCGGTGACCGTCGACGGCGACGGGGTCGCCACCCGGCGCACGACCAGCGGCTCCCTGCTGGGGCACCTGCCCGGACCGGAGCGGGTGACCCTGCCGGCGCTGACCGGCTGGCGACAGCACGCCGAGACCCCCGAGGCCGCGCCCGGCTTCGACGACTCCGGCTGGACGATCGCCGGCAAGACCACCAGCCTCAGCCCGTTCGTCCCGGTCACGCTTCCGGTGCTGTTCAGCGACGAGTACGGCTTCCACACCGGCGACGTCTGGTACCGGGGCCGGTTCACCGCCACCGGGGCCGAGACCGCGGTGGACCTGAACGCGATCACCGGCAAGCGCGGCAACTACCTGGTCTGGCTCAACGGGCGGTACCTGGGGTCGGCGGCCGGTGGCGTCGAGGCCGACTCGGACGCGCCGGGCAACCCGCGGCCCGGGCCGGGCACGTTCCCGGTCCCGGCGGGCCTGCTCGACCCGGGCGCCCCGGCCGTGCTGTCGGTGCTGGTGCAGAACATGGGCCACAACGACGACTGGACCGCCGAGGACACCCGGTTCCGGCAGCCGCGCGGCCTGGTCGGCGCCCGGCTCGACGGTTCGGCGGCGCCGATCACCTGGCGGATCCAGGGCACCGCGAAGGTCGACCCGGTGCGGGGCGGCCTCAACACCGGCGGCCTCTACGGCGAGCGGGCCGGCTGGACCCTGCCCGGTCACCCGGACCGGGACTGGCCTTCCGCCACGATGACGGTCCCGGCCGGGGTCACCTGGCTGCGCACCGGTTTCCGGCTGGACCTGCCGGCCGGGCAGGACACCTCGGTGGTGCTGCGCTTCGACGGGACGCCGCCGGCCGGGTACCGCGAGATCGTCTACCTGAACGGGTGGCAGCTCGGGCAGTACGGGGCGGACCTCGGCCCGCAGACCGACTTCGTCCTGCCGGCCGGTCTGCTGCGCCAGGCCGGCGCCAACACCCTGGCCGTCGCGGTCATCGCCACCACGCCGGGCACCGTCGCCACCCCGCACCTGGCGGTGGCCGGCGTGCGGCGCGGCGGCGTCCCGGTGCGGGACGTGCCGTGA
- a CDS encoding DUF4360 domain-containing protein, with protein sequence MKNRNRVLAAVLTTALALPLGTPAHAAAPATGATAAAAAAAITVEVIAANGSGCAPGTASVVSNADNTGFRVRYRDFVAAAGGGASIVDRRKNCQLSVLVTIPDGWTIAIASANYRGRANLQSGATALQRTSYYWQGSSATERKDATFAGPWSGLWTTWDVAPVLAYAECGSQSVLNLNTELRVDAGTSTGTSTMSMNTTDGDVDTLFNFSLATC encoded by the coding sequence ATGAAAAACAGGAATCGCGTGCTGGCCGCCGTGCTGACAACGGCCCTCGCCCTCCCCCTCGGCACGCCCGCGCACGCCGCCGCCCCCGCGACCGGCGCCACCGCGGCCGCGGCCGCGGCCGCCATCACCGTCGAGGTGATCGCCGCCAACGGCTCCGGATGCGCCCCGGGCACCGCCTCGGTCGTGAGCAACGCCGACAACACCGGGTTCCGGGTCAGGTACCGGGACTTCGTGGCCGCGGCCGGCGGCGGCGCCAGCATCGTCGACCGCCGCAAGAACTGCCAGCTCAGCGTCCTGGTGACGATCCCGGACGGCTGGACCATCGCGATCGCCTCGGCCAACTACCGCGGCCGGGCGAACCTGCAGTCCGGCGCCACCGCCCTGCAGCGCACCAGCTACTACTGGCAGGGGTCGTCGGCCACCGAGCGCAAGGACGCGACGTTCGCCGGCCCGTGGTCCGGCCTCTGGACCACCTGGGACGTCGCCCCGGTGCTGGCCTACGCCGAGTGCGGCTCGCAGAGCGTCCTCAACCTCAACACCGAACTGCGCGTCGACGCCGGAACCTCCACCGGCACCAGCACCATGTCGATGAACACCACCGACGGCGACGTCGACACCCTGTTCAACTTCAGCCTCGCCACCTGCTGA
- a CDS encoding DUF4360 domain-containing protein, protein MKRLLTHGCVALALLASSLLIAAPASARIILTDPPPTGEMSIELVAMAGSGCAPGTADVAVSPDNSAFTAIYSAYLAQAGPNVPVTENRKNCQLNVLVHAPSGFTFAIAKVDYRGYGYLRSGAVAQQRANYYFQGMTTGSYANHPIAAPLDDNWIATDEVPIASQVFRPCGEQRNLNINTELRVAKGTSTDVSYLTMDSTDGSIETIYHFSWMRCNTGK, encoded by the coding sequence ATGAAAAGGTTGTTAACTCATGGCTGCGTGGCGCTGGCGCTTCTGGCGTCATCGCTGCTCATCGCCGCACCGGCGTCCGCGAGAATCATTCTCACCGACCCGCCGCCGACCGGCGAGATGTCCATCGAGCTGGTCGCGATGGCCGGCTCGGGCTGCGCGCCGGGCACCGCGGACGTCGCGGTCTCGCCGGACAACTCGGCGTTCACGGCGATCTACAGCGCCTACCTGGCGCAGGCCGGACCGAACGTCCCGGTGACCGAGAACCGCAAGAACTGCCAGCTCAACGTGCTCGTGCACGCCCCGTCCGGGTTCACCTTCGCGATCGCGAAGGTCGACTACCGGGGGTACGGGTACCTGCGCAGCGGCGCGGTCGCCCAGCAGCGGGCGAACTACTACTTCCAGGGCATGACGACCGGCAGCTACGCCAACCACCCGATCGCGGCGCCGCTGGACGACAACTGGATCGCCACGGACGAGGTCCCGATCGCGTCCCAGGTCTTCCGGCCCTGCGGCGAGCAGCGCAATTTGAACATCAACACCGAACTCCGGGTCGCCAAGGGGACCTCGACCGACGTCAGCTACCTGACCATGGACTCGACCGACGGCAGCATCGAGACGATCTACCACTTCTCCTGGATGCGCTGCAACACCGGTAAGTAG
- a CDS encoding choice-of-anchor Q domain-containing protein, with the protein MQWRDLGRLLACVLMTGAVVAGTGSPASAAGACAAPERVPVPSAARVVGSGTAAGCTEAALRRAVLAGGHVTFACGGPATIAVTSELKVTRTTVIDGAGRITLDGRHAGRILHAMLGATLSVRNLRLVNGGTAGMTRGGAIISDFRNRIETIGSTFQGNTATEAGGAISMGSGSRLTVVGSTFRGNTADSSTEGGGAIYSPLTRLTVVNSTFIGNRTTAYGNGGAILTDGAAAPDEPGTIRFCGAVFRGNSAHGSGGAAFVWSYAPQQVIVDRTTFDGNTTVRNAVGDGSFGGAARLAVGLTDKHRTGTLIVQNSSVLSNTTPGGGGGFYLDCPPICRLSNTTFYGNRAGDLGGALFGDGHSSRNVTYADNHAGQHGGAVFGKNATYDSSVFAGNTAGNPWGMNQTCSAPGRGAHVLQWGAGKADSSQKCVPAVLAKNPRLGRPAANGGPTLTMLPAAGSGVLGAGRSCPSTDQRGTARPKTTCDLGAVQRTPVPPASSAPAAVTSAVASAAGTTKATQLAAGASVAAPPERSRGPLLATLGGTALGVTALLALLVSRRRRQH; encoded by the coding sequence ATGCAGTGGAGAGATCTCGGACGGCTGCTGGCCTGCGTGCTGATGACCGGCGCGGTAGTCGCCGGCACCGGATCACCGGCGTCGGCGGCCGGGGCCTGCGCCGCCCCGGAGCGGGTCCCGGTGCCGTCCGCCGCCCGGGTGGTCGGCTCCGGCACGGCGGCCGGCTGCACCGAGGCCGCCCTGCGCCGGGCCGTGCTGGCCGGCGGGCACGTCACGTTCGCCTGCGGCGGCCCGGCCACCATCGCGGTGACCAGCGAGCTCAAGGTCACCAGGACCACGGTCATCGACGGCGCGGGCCGGATCACCCTCGACGGCCGGCACGCGGGCCGGATCCTGCACGCGATGCTCGGCGCCACCCTGTCGGTACGGAACCTGCGCCTGGTCAACGGCGGCACCGCCGGGATGACCCGCGGCGGGGCGATCATCAGCGACTTCCGGAACCGGATCGAGACGATCGGCAGCACGTTCCAGGGCAACACCGCGACCGAGGCCGGCGGGGCGATCTCGATGGGCTCGGGCAGCCGGCTCACCGTGGTCGGCAGCACGTTCCGCGGCAACACGGCGGACAGCTCGACCGAGGGCGGCGGGGCGATCTACAGCCCGTTGACCCGGCTGACCGTGGTGAACTCGACGTTCATCGGGAACCGCACGACGGCGTACGGCAACGGCGGCGCGATCCTCACCGACGGCGCCGCAGCGCCCGACGAGCCGGGCACGATCCGGTTCTGCGGCGCGGTGTTCCGTGGCAACTCCGCGCACGGCAGCGGCGGCGCGGCGTTCGTCTGGTCGTACGCCCCACAGCAGGTGATCGTCGACCGGACCACGTTCGACGGCAACACCACGGTGCGGAACGCCGTCGGCGACGGCAGCTTCGGCGGCGCCGCGCGGCTCGCCGTCGGCCTCACCGACAAGCACCGGACCGGCACGCTGATCGTGCAGAACTCCAGCGTGCTGTCGAACACCACGCCCGGCGGCGGGGGCGGCTTCTACCTGGACTGCCCGCCGATCTGCCGGCTGAGCAACACCACGTTCTACGGCAACCGGGCCGGCGACCTCGGCGGCGCGCTCTTCGGTGACGGGCACAGCAGCCGCAACGTCACCTACGCGGACAACCACGCCGGCCAGCACGGCGGGGCGGTCTTCGGCAAGAACGCCACCTACGACAGCAGCGTGTTCGCGGGCAACACGGCCGGCAACCCGTGGGGCATGAACCAGACCTGCTCCGCGCCCGGTCGGGGCGCGCACGTCCTGCAGTGGGGCGCCGGGAAGGCCGACAGCTCACAGAAGTGCGTCCCGGCCGTGCTCGCGAAGAACCCGAGGCTGGGCAGGCCGGCCGCCAACGGCGGCCCGACGCTGACCATGCTCCCGGCGGCCGGCAGCGGCGTGCTCGGCGCCGGCCGGAGTTGCCCGTCGACCGACCAGCGGGGCACCGCCCGGCCGAAAACGACGTGCGACCTCGGCGCGGTCCAGCGCACCCCGGTCCCGCCGGCTTCCTCGGCGCCGGCCGCGGTGACCTCGGCCGTCGCGTCGGCGGCCGGCACCACCAAGGCGACCCAGCTCGCCGCCGGTGCGAGCGTGGCCGCGCCGCCGGAACGCTCGCGCGGCCCACTGCTCGCCACCCTCGGCGGCACCGCCCTCGGCGTGACAGCCCTGCTCGCCCTGCTGGTCTCCCGGCGCCGGCGACAGCATTGA